Proteins co-encoded in one Pseudorhizobium banfieldiae genomic window:
- a CDS encoding efflux RND transporter periplasmic adaptor subunit, whose amino-acid sequence MRIWKQLLLSIVVVVVALCLWVFMVPGAGDTLARMGVPEPIVAAIRPQAAQNAEAPGAGRNGGPGRGPGGRATVVVTEAVATGTVNDRLAAIGSGEAIQSVVVMPQASGTIEEILVSAGDKVTKGQVLARLDDDEQVIARDRAQVALRSATERSQSLSNLRSVSRLDVLDAQIAEETAKLEVSTAELNLKRREIVSPIDGVAGIVPANVGDNVTTQTAVVTIDDRSSLLVDFWAPERFATAISVGHPVEATSIARPGDAFTGVVHAIDNRVDPASRTLRIRARIDNPEDKLRAGMAFSVGMRFSGDTFPAVDPLAVQWDAEGSYVWQVVDGKSVKTRVRIIQRNPDVVLVDAELKADDAVVVEGLQRVREGADVRIAGASETAEVASQ is encoded by the coding sequence ATGCGCATCTGGAAGCAACTGCTCCTCAGTATCGTTGTGGTCGTCGTCGCCCTCTGTCTCTGGGTATTCATGGTGCCCGGAGCCGGCGACACGCTGGCGAGGATGGGCGTGCCCGAGCCGATCGTCGCGGCGATCCGGCCGCAGGCGGCTCAGAACGCGGAGGCTCCCGGCGCGGGCAGGAATGGCGGGCCGGGCAGGGGCCCCGGCGGACGCGCGACCGTGGTCGTGACGGAGGCCGTGGCAACCGGAACGGTCAACGACCGGCTGGCGGCGATCGGCAGCGGAGAGGCGATCCAGTCCGTTGTCGTCATGCCCCAGGCGTCCGGCACCATCGAGGAAATTCTCGTGTCGGCGGGCGACAAGGTCACGAAGGGCCAGGTGCTGGCCCGCCTCGACGACGACGAGCAGGTGATTGCGCGTGACCGGGCGCAGGTTGCGCTTCGTAGCGCGACCGAGCGCTCCCAGTCGCTCAGCAACCTGCGTTCCGTGTCGCGGCTCGACGTGCTCGATGCGCAGATCGCCGAGGAGACGGCGAAGCTCGAAGTCTCGACTGCCGAACTCAACCTGAAACGCCGCGAAATCGTCTCGCCGATCGATGGCGTGGCAGGCATCGTGCCGGCCAATGTCGGCGACAATGTCACCACCCAGACCGCCGTTGTCACGATCGATGACCGCTCGTCGCTGCTGGTGGACTTCTGGGCGCCGGAACGCTTCGCGACCGCCATCTCCGTCGGTCATCCGGTCGAGGCGACGTCCATTGCCCGCCCTGGCGACGCCTTCACCGGCGTCGTCCATGCGATCGACAACCGTGTGGATCCGGCAAGCCGGACGCTGCGCATCCGCGCCCGCATTGACAACCCGGAGGACAAGCTACGCGCCGGCATGGCCTTCAGCGTCGGCATGCGCTTTTCCGGCGATACCTTCCCGGCCGTAGATCCGCTGGCAGTACAGTGGGATGCGGAAGGCTCCTATGTCTGGCAGGTCGTCGATGGCAAGTCGGTGAAGACGCGCGTGCGGATCATCCAGCGCAACCCCGATGTCGTGCTGGTGGATGCCGAGCTGAAGGCCGACGATGCCGTGGTGGTCGAAGGCCTGCAACGGGTCCGTGAAGGTGCCGACGTCCGTATTGCCGGGGCGTCGGAGACTGCGGAGGTGGCGAGCCAATGA